From Streptomyces sp. TLI_235, a single genomic window includes:
- a CDS encoding D-xylose transport system permease protein, whose protein sequence is MTTDQTTNDATEKAPEQAAAPAAPAVDPRLLVREAGFAGYLQEFKRKMKSGDLGSVPVVLGLILIGAIFQGITGDFLNADNLTNITKWIAGPGLIAVGIVFVLLLGEIDLSLGSVAGVSAAIAAVLSVRSGLNEWLACLIAIAAAVAIGALHGFFFAKIGVPAFVVTLAGLLAWSGLQMYVLGDKGTVNVLNDGVLANLDTYFLGDGDVAFTWGFAVLGIALFGAGQFLDAKRRGDAGLPARPMSEIALRTGVIAVIGLVAAYMLNQDRGLPLPLVIFLSIVVITDFVLRRTSYGRQIFAVGGSVEAARRAGINVAWVRISVFMISAGMAALGGLFIASQQGSADKLLGSGNVLMNSIAAAVIGGTSLFGGRGKTWSALLGILVIQSIITGLDLVHVNQAIQYMITGSVLLAAVVLDSVSRRTQKSSGRG, encoded by the coding sequence GTGACCACCGACCAGACCACCAACGACGCCACGGAGAAGGCCCCGGAGCAGGCGGCCGCCCCGGCCGCGCCCGCGGTCGACCCGCGGCTCCTCGTGCGCGAGGCGGGCTTCGCCGGCTACCTCCAGGAGTTCAAGCGCAAGATGAAGAGCGGCGACCTGGGCTCCGTCCCGGTCGTGCTCGGCCTGATCCTGATCGGCGCCATCTTCCAGGGCATCACCGGCGACTTCCTGAACGCCGACAACCTCACCAACATCACCAAGTGGATCGCCGGCCCCGGCCTCATCGCCGTCGGCATCGTCTTCGTGCTGCTGCTCGGTGAGATCGACCTGTCGCTCGGCTCGGTCGCCGGCGTCTCCGCGGCGATAGCCGCCGTCCTCTCGGTGCGCTCCGGCCTCAACGAGTGGCTCGCCTGCCTGATCGCCATCGCCGCCGCGGTCGCCATCGGCGCCCTGCACGGCTTCTTCTTCGCCAAGATCGGCGTCCCCGCCTTCGTCGTCACCCTGGCCGGCCTGCTCGCCTGGAGCGGCCTGCAGATGTACGTCCTCGGCGACAAGGGCACCGTCAACGTCCTGAACGACGGTGTGCTCGCCAACCTGGACACCTACTTCCTCGGCGACGGCGACGTCGCCTTCACCTGGGGCTTCGCCGTCCTCGGCATCGCGCTCTTCGGCGCCGGCCAGTTCCTGGACGCCAAGCGCCGCGGCGACGCCGGCCTGCCGGCCCGCCCGATGAGCGAGATCGCCCTGCGCACCGGCGTGATCGCGGTGATCGGCCTGGTCGCCGCCTACATGCTGAACCAGGACCGCGGCCTGCCGCTGCCCCTGGTGATCTTCCTCTCGATCGTCGTCATCACCGACTTCGTGCTCCGCCGCACCTCCTACGGTCGGCAGATCTTCGCGGTCGGCGGCAGCGTCGAGGCGGCCCGCAGGGCCGGCATCAACGTCGCCTGGGTGCGGATCTCGGTCTTCATGATCTCGGCCGGCATGGCGGCCCTCGGCGGCCTCTTCATCGCCTCCCAGCAGGGCTCCGCCGACAAGCTGCTCGGCAGCGGCAACGTCCTGATGAACTCGATCGCGGCGGCCGTCATCGGCGGCACCAGCCTCTTCGGCGGCCGCGGCAAGACCTGGTCCGCCCTGCTCGGCATCCTGGTCATCCAGTCGATCATCACCGGCCTCGACCTGGTGCACGTCAACCAGGCGATCCAGTACATGATCACCGGCTCGGTGCTGCTCGCCGCGGTCGTGCTCGACTCCGTCTCCCGCCGCACCCAGAAGTCCAGCGGCCGGGGCTGA
- a CDS encoding monosaccharide ABC transporter substrate-binding protein (CUT2 family), which produces MNAMMRRAVIGTAAVSMALSMAACGKAGSDKKDDAKGGDSKSIGLLLPENASSVRYESFDKPFIEAKVKELCGDCTVKYSNAEGSAAKQKQQFDTLIAQGVKVIILDAFDAASTQSWVKEAAAKGVKVIAYDRLATGPVSAYVSFDNEKVGELQGQALLDALGAKAAESNIVMINGDDADPNAGKFKSGAHKVLDGKVKKVVYEQSGEWKPTVAGQKIGAAITQLGKDGFQAVYSANDGMAAAIITQLKSAGINVPVGGQDAGLDAIQRLVTGEQSYTIYKAYKPLADSAAELAVALLQGKDVKAVASSSIDSDTDKGIPAKLLDPKVVTKANIKDTVIADKLYTVADICTGTYADACKTAGLQ; this is translated from the coding sequence GTCGCGCTGTCATCGGTACCGCTGCTGTCTCGATGGCCCTCTCCATGGCCGCCTGTGGCAAGGCCGGCAGTGACAAGAAGGACGACGCCAAGGGCGGCGACAGCAAGTCGATCGGCCTGCTGCTCCCGGAGAACGCGTCCTCCGTCCGCTACGAGTCCTTCGACAAGCCGTTCATCGAGGCCAAGGTCAAGGAGCTGTGCGGCGACTGCACCGTCAAGTACAGCAACGCCGAGGGCTCGGCCGCGAAGCAGAAGCAGCAGTTCGACACCCTGATCGCCCAGGGCGTCAAGGTCATCATCCTGGACGCCTTCGACGCGGCCTCGACCCAGTCCTGGGTCAAGGAGGCGGCCGCCAAGGGCGTCAAGGTCATCGCGTACGACCGTCTGGCCACCGGCCCGGTCTCCGCCTACGTCTCCTTCGACAACGAGAAGGTCGGCGAGCTGCAGGGCCAGGCCCTGCTGGACGCCCTGGGCGCCAAGGCCGCCGAGTCCAACATCGTCATGATCAACGGTGACGACGCCGACCCGAACGCCGGCAAGTTCAAGTCCGGTGCGCACAAGGTCCTCGACGGCAAGGTCAAGAAGGTCGTCTACGAGCAGTCCGGTGAGTGGAAGCCCACCGTGGCCGGCCAGAAGATCGGCGCCGCGATCACCCAGCTCGGCAAGGACGGCTTCCAGGCCGTCTACTCCGCCAACGACGGCATGGCCGCCGCGATCATCACCCAGCTGAAGTCCGCGGGCATCAACGTCCCGGTCGGCGGCCAGGACGCGGGCCTCGACGCCATCCAGCGCCTCGTCACCGGCGAGCAGTCGTACACCATCTACAAGGCGTACAAGCCGCTGGCCGACTCGGCCGCCGAGCTCGCCGTCGCGCTGCTGCAGGGCAAGGACGTCAAGGCCGTCGCCTCCTCCAGCATCGACAGCGACACCGACAAGGGCATCCCGGCCAAGCTGCTCGACCCGAAGGTCGTCACCAAGGCCAACATCAAGGACACCGTGATCGCCGACAAGCTGTACACCGTCGCCGACATCTGCACCGGCACCTACGCCGACGCCTGCAAGACCGCGGGCCTGCAGTAA
- a CDS encoding monosaccharide ABC transporter ATP-binding protein (CUT2 family): MPISGGGRGMKEMVHVTGAPVLALRGVSKRFGAVQALTDVHLEVHAGEVVALVGDNGAGKSTLVKTIAGVHPIDEGAIEWEGTKVSINRPHDAQALGVATVYQDLALCDNLDVVGNLFLGRELRRFGALDEVAMEKRAKELLDTLSIRIPSVRIPIAALSGGQRQVVAIARALVGDPKIVILDEPTAALGVEQTAQVLDLVERLRDRGLGVILISHNMADVKAVADTVAVLRLGRNNGVFEVASTSHEEIISAITGATENAVTRRQARIAEEAK; the protein is encoded by the coding sequence ATGCCCATATCCGGGGGCGGGCGCGGCATGAAGGAGATGGTTCACGTGACAGGCGCACCCGTACTGGCGTTGCGCGGTGTCTCCAAGCGCTTCGGTGCCGTCCAGGCGCTCACCGATGTGCATCTGGAGGTCCACGCCGGCGAGGTGGTCGCCCTGGTCGGCGACAACGGTGCAGGCAAGTCGACGCTGGTGAAGACGATCGCCGGCGTGCACCCCATCGACGAGGGCGCGATCGAGTGGGAGGGCACCAAGGTCTCGATCAACCGGCCGCACGACGCCCAGGCCCTCGGCGTCGCCACCGTCTACCAGGACCTCGCACTCTGCGACAACCTCGACGTGGTCGGCAACCTCTTCCTCGGCCGCGAGCTGCGCCGCTTCGGCGCGCTCGACGAGGTCGCCATGGAGAAGCGCGCCAAGGAGCTGCTCGACACCCTGTCGATCCGCATCCCCAGCGTCCGCATCCCGATCGCCGCGCTCTCCGGCGGTCAGCGCCAGGTCGTCGCGATCGCCCGCGCCCTGGTCGGCGACCCCAAGATCGTCATCCTGGACGAGCCCACCGCCGCCCTCGGCGTCGAGCAGACCGCCCAGGTCCTCGACCTGGTCGAGCGCCTGCGTGACCGCGGCCTCGGCGTCATCCTGATCAGCCACAACATGGCCGACGTCAAGGCCGTCGCGGACACCGTCGCGGTGCTCCGCCTGGGCCGCAACAACGGCGTCTTCGAGGTGGCCAGCACCTCGCACGAGGAGATCATCTCCGCCATCACCGGCGCCACCGAGAACGCCGTGACCCGGCGTCAGGCACGTATCGCGGAGGAAGCGAAGTGA